The DNA window TAAATTGATGCCCAAAAACTGTTTCATGTTTTTCAAGCATATGTTATAATTAAATATGTGGTATTTTGAACAGTTAGTGGTGCAGTTTTATGCAAGGTGGTAGTCCTAACAGTATACATGGTCATTTCCTAATAATATGTGTATAGACATTTAGTAAAATCCACAGGAACTCTAATATCCTCATATCAGAAGTAGCCAAGAAGGCTTTAACAACGTCATATTCTATCTATAAATAAGAGGCACTGGGGAGAGGAGATTTGGGGAAAATGAGGTGGATTTAAATTACAACCaactaataagaataaaaatattctacttAGTATCAATTAGAACAAGCTGGATAGCAAAAAGCTAGAAATATCTAATTGGGTTTTTAAATTGAGCTTTAAATGAGCCTCTTCTACAGGACTTGATGTCATAAACCcaatgtttgttctttttgtttgtgcCAAACAGGTAAACAAGCATAAATCTCAATGGGAGAAGAAAACCACACTTTTGTGGCTGAGTTTATCTTCCTTGGCCTTTCACAGGACTTGCAGACCCAGATCctgctgtttattctttttcttatcatttatcTGTTGACTGTGCTTGGAAACCTGCTCATCACTATTCTCATCTTCATGGATTCTCGACTTCACACCCCCATGTACTTTTTTCTTAGAAATCTCTCTTTCACAGATCTCTGTTTCTCTACTAGTATTGTCCCTCAAGTGTTGGTCCACTTCCTGGTAAAGAggaaaactatttctttttttgggtgTATGACACAGatcattgttttccttttggttGGGGGCACAGAATGCGCACTGCTGGCAGTGATGTCCTATGACCGGTatgtggctgtctgcaagccccTGCACTACTCCACCGTCATGACCCAACAAGTGTGTATCCAGTTGGTCATAGGGTCCTGGGCTAGTGGCGCACTAGTGTCTCTGGTAGATACCACCTTTACTTTCCAACTTCCCTATCAAGGACAGAACATTATCAATCACTACTTTTGTGAACCCCCTGCCCTCCTGAAGCTGGCTTCAGCAGATACTTACAGCACAGAAATGGCCATCTTTGCAATGGGTGTGGTCATCCTCTTAGCTCCTGTCTCCCTGATCCTTGTCTCCTACTGGAATATCATCTCCACTGTGATCCAGATGcagtctggggaggggaggctcaAGGCTTTCTCTACCTGTGGCTCCCATCTCATTGTTGTTGTCCTCTTTTATGGATCAGGAATATTTACCTACATGTGGCCAAATTCCAAGACCACAGAAGAATGGGATAAAATGATATCTGTGTTCTATACAGTGGTGACTCCAATGTTGAACCCCATAATTTATAGCCTGAGAAACAAGGACGTCAAAGGAAGTCTCAGGAAACTGACTGGAAGAAAGTCCTCTTCTCAGAGACAGTGACCTCTAGGTCTGACTTTTAGAGCTATAGTAACCTTAAAAGAGGAGCAGGATTTCAGTCGACAGTTACAAGTTAGGTCATTTCAGGAAGAATCATAAAAGTAAGGAACATGTTCCAGAAACTGTGAATACACCACCCTAAACATAGGGAAGATATGAAAGGATGAAAAGTTAGTTTATTTCTTGATTATGAAAAGCACTAAATGCTATTTTGAAGGAGTTTTTGGTTAATTCAGCTAACGTGGACATGTTTTAAGCTTGATCACCCTTGAATTTAAGAGATTTAAACTGGATTATCCAGAGATAATGTCTAATATGAATTAAATACATGATTCTAACATTAAAGACATTTCAAGTTTGGATGTCCCAGTCATACAAAACCAGGAATAGTCTAATCAAAACAATCAATGTATTTAATACTGGTCTCATTCACGGCCCAAAGCATTTCAGCTTGTAAAAAGGTACCAGAGGCCACACTACTTCCTAGTTCATGATGTTCTCTCCTGAAAGCTCCAGAAAATGAGTTTTTATATCATCACCCCAAAGTCCATATAAACACAGACTATCAGAGTAAAAAGTGAATTCAACAGTCATCTAATCCAAACATATGTCTGAGGATTAAACCACTCCATAATATTGCCATTGAGTAATTAATTGTCCAGCATTTGCCTGAACAAGAATGGTATAGCTAGTGCTCTACGTTCTAGGATCATTCCCTTTCATATGTAGATAGTTTTTTTACTGTTAGAAAGATCTTCCTTATGGTAAGTCAAAATCAATTTTCCTATATCTTCAACCCACTTTCCCTAGTTTTACTCCTAGAATAATTTTCATTATCCTTCTATACCACAACTCACTGAAGTCAGTTTCTATATTTGCCCAAATTCAATTTTCATAGCCAACCACCCACTTGttcctttaaaattcctttatcTAACATGCTTTGGTATCCAATATTCATTCAGGTCATCTTCCTCTGTATGAACCCAATTAACCCAATGAATATCTCTTCTGTAAGCAAAAtgaattagaattttagaaattggAGTTTACCATCCCTAGACTGACCCCTTAAGCTTAGATGCCTCTAACCACATTTCACTGTGGCTCAACTTGTCTAGAATGGTCAATTCTAGAGTTCACTTTAGGTTCTCATAAACTCTTAGTCCAAATAAACAGactgacagggcttccctggtggcgcagtggttgagaatctgcctgccaatgcagggaacacgggttcgagccctggtctgggaagatcccacatgccgcggagcaactaggcccgtgtgccacagctactgagcctgcgcgtctggagcctgtgctccgcaacaggagaggccacgacagtgagaggcccgcgcaccgcgatgaagagtggcccccgcttgccacaactagagaaagcccttgcacagaaacgaagacccaacacagcccaaataaataaataaataaaaatttattaaaaaaaaaaacaaaactgacagctgctctgctcttttttttttttttttttactccttataacataacatttattcacttaaaaatacagtagatacaaaaaataaaatgaggggggtggggggaatggattgggagtttggaagtagcagatgaaaactattatatatagaatggataaacaacaaggtcctactatatagcacagggaactatattcaatatcctgtgaaaaaccattatgaaaaagaatatatgtatataaataactgaatcactttgctatagagcagaaatcaacacaacattctatatcaaccatacttcaataaaataagttttaaaaaattgaaattgaaaacaaaagtttCCCGTCAGATAACccttgttgttgtttaaaaagcTACAAAAGTATAGAAGAAATTTTGAATAGTAcagaaagatataaaacaaaacatgataGCCACTCCCTTCTTCCCATGTCTTTCTCCCCATAGATAAACACTATTCTGGGAAAGATAATTTTCTTGCTCATTCTGTCTCTCCCTTtcaattttaattggaaaatagaGCACATagcttataaaatggggatatgcCCCTCTATTTTTGTCATAGTTTTTATATGACTTTTAGATAATTTTAGAaagtccttttttgtttgtttttttacttttattttttaattaaaaaaaatctttattggaatataattgctttacaatgttgtgctggtttctgctgtataacaaagtgaatcagatacaTGTAtccatgtatccccatatcccctccctcttgcgtctccctcccaccctccctatcccacccctctaggtggtcacaaagcaccgaactgatctccctgtgctatgcagctgcttcccactagatatctattttacatttggtagtgtatatatgtcaatgctactctcttgcttcatcccagcttacccttccccctccctgtatcctcaagtccattctctacatctgtgtctttattcctgtcctgccccaaggttcatcagtaccattttttttttttttttaggttccatatatgtgttagcctatggtatttgtttttctctttctgacttacttcactctgtatgagagactctaggtccatccacctcactacaaataactcaattttgtttctttctatggctgagtaatattacattgtatacaatgtgccacatcttctttatccattcatctgtcgatggacagttaggttgcttggctattgtaaatagtgctgcaatgaacattgtggtacatgtctctttttgaattatggttttctcagggtataggcccagtagtgggattgctggggcatatggtagttctatttttagttttttaaggaatttccatactgttctccaaggtggctgtatcaatttacattcccaccaacactgcaagagggttcccttttctccacaccctctccagcatttattgtttgtagattttttgatgatggccattctgaccggtgtgagatcatatctcattgtagttttgatttgcatttctctaatgattaatgatgttgagcattctttcatgtgtctgttggcaatctgtatatcttctttggagaaatgtctatttaggtcttctgcccatttttggattgggttgtttgtttttttgatattgagctgcatgagctgcttgtatattttggagattaatcctttgtcagttgcttcatttgcaaatattatctcacattctgagggttgtcttttcatcttgtttatggtttcctttgctgtgcaaaagctttgaagtttcattaggtgccatttgtttatttttgtttttatttccatttctctagaagctgggtcaaaaaggatcttactgtgatttacgttatagtgtgttctgcctgtattaccctctaagagttttatagtgactggccttacatttaggtctttaatccattttgagtttatttttgtgtatggtattaggaagtgttctaatttcattcttatgaaattagaacactccctaaccacctattgaagaggctgtatgtactccattgtatattcttgcctcctttgtcaaagataaggtgaccatatgtgcatgggtttatctctgggctttctatcctgttccattgatctgtattgctgtttttgtgcaagtaccatactgtcttgattactgtagctttgtagtatagtctgaagtctgggagcctgattcctccagctccgtttttctttctcaagattgctttggctattcggggccttttgtgtttccacacaaactgaaattttttgctctagttctgtgaaaaatgccagtggtagtttgatagggattgcattgaatctgtaaattgctttgggtagtagagtcattttcacaatgttgattcttccaatccaagaacatggtatatttctccatctgtttgtatcatctttaatttctttcatcagtgtcttatagtttgctgcatacaggtcttttatctccttaggtaggtttactcctagatattttattctttttgttgcaatggtaaatgggagtgttttcttaatttcactttcagatttttcatcattattgtataggaatgcaagagatttctgtgcattaattttgtatcctgctacttaaccaaattcattgattagctctagtagttttctggtagcagctttaggattctctaagtatagtatcatgtcatctgcaaacagtgacagttttaatttttttttctgatttggattccttttggttctttttattctctgattgctgcggctaaaacttccaaaactatgttgaataatagtggtgagagtggacaaccttgtcttgttcctgatcttagaggaaatggtttcagtttttcaccacggagaacaatgttggctgtgggtttgtcatatatggcctttattatgttgaggtaggttacctctatgcctactttctggagagttcttatcataaatggtgttgaatttgtcaaaagctttttctgcatctactgagattatcatatggtttttatccttcaatttgttaatatggtgcaccACATTGATtagcgtatattgaagaatccttgtattcctgggataaaccccacttgatcttgatatatgatccttttaatgtgctgttggattctgtttgctagtattttgttgaggatttttgcatctatgattATCAGTGATAATCATTTtcagtgtagttttctttttttgtgacatctttgtctggttttggtatcagggtgatggtggcctcatagaatgaatttgggagtgttcctccctctgctatattttggaagagtttgagaagcataggtgttagctcttctgtaaatgtttgatagaattcacctgtgaatccatctggtcctggggttttgtttgttggaagattttaaatcacagtttcaatttcagtgcttgtgattggtctgtttatattttctatttcttcctggttcattctcaaaaggttgtgcttttctaagaatttgtccatttcttccaggttgtctattttattggcatataattgcttgtagtaatctctcatgttcctttctatttctgcagtgtcagttgttacttctcctttttcatttctaattctgttgatttgagtcctctccctttttttcttgatgagtctggctaatggtttatcaattttgtttatcttctcagagaaccagcttttagttttattgatctttgctattgtttccttcatttctttttcatttatttctgatctgatctttatgatttctttccttctgctaactttgggggttttttttgttcttctttctctattggcttatgtgtaaggttaggttgtttatttgagatttttcttgtttgttgaggtaggattgtattgctataaaattccctcttagaactgcttttgctgcatcccataggttttgggctgtggtgttgtcattgtcatttttttctaggtattttttgatttcctctctgatttcttcagtgatctcttggttatttagtattgtattgtttagcctccctctgtttatattttttacagttttttccctgtaatttatatctagtctcacagcattgtggtcggaaaagatacttgatatgatttcaattttcttaaatttgccaaggcttgagttgtgacccaagatatgatctatcctggagaatgttccatgagcacttgagaagaaagtgtattctgttgttttcggatggaatgccctataaatatcaattaagtccatcttgtctaatgtgtcatttaaagcttatgtttccttatttattttcattttggatgatatgtccattggtgaaagtggggtgttaaagtcccctactattactgtgttactgtcaatttccccttttatggctgttagcatttgccttatgtattgaggtgctcctatgttgggtgcataaatatttacgattgttatatcttcttcttggattgatcccttgacctttatatagtgtccttctttgtctcttgtaatagtctttattttaaagtctattttgtctgatatgagtattgcttctccagctttcttttgatttccatttgcatggaatatctttttccatcccctcactttcagtctgtatgtgtccctaggtctgaaatgggtctcttgtagacagcatatatacaggtcttgtttttgtaaccattcagtgagcctgtgtcttttggttggagcatttaatccattcacatttaaagtaattattgatatgtgtgttcctagtaccattttcttaattgttttgggtttattattgtaggtcttttccttctcttgtgtgtcctgcctagagaagttcctttagcatttgttgtaaagctggtttggtggtgttgaattctcctaacttttgcttgtcggtaaagattttaatttctccgtcgaatctgaatgagatccttgctgggtagagtaatcttggttgtagttttttccctttcatcattttaaatatatattgccactcccttctggcttgcagagttttgctgaaagatcagctgttaaccttatgggtattaccttgtatgttatttgttgcttttcccttgctgcttttaatatttgttctttgtatttaatttttgatagttttattaatatgtgtcttggcatgtttctccttggatttatcctgtatgggaaactctgcacttcctggacttgactgactgtttcctttcccatgttagggaagttttcaactataatctctttaaatattttctcagacccttccttttttttcccctcttcttcttctgggacccctataattggaatgttgttgcgtttaatgttgtcccagaggtctctgagactgtcctcaattcttttcattctttttactttattctgatCTGCAGTAGTTtttcccactattttatcttccaggtcacttatccgtttttctgcctcagttattctgctactgattccttctagagtatttttaatttcatttattgtgctgttcatcattttttatttgctatttagttcttctaggtccttgttaaacatttcttgtat is part of the Balaenoptera musculus isolate JJ_BM4_2016_0621 chromosome 8, mBalMus1.pri.v3, whole genome shotgun sequence genome and encodes:
- the LOC118900129 gene encoding olfactory receptor 2D3 — encoded protein: MGEENHTFVAEFIFLGLSQDLQTQILLFILFLIIYLLTVLGNLLITILIFMDSRLHTPMYFFLRNLSFTDLCFSTSIVPQVLVHFLVKRKTISFFGCMTQIIVFLLVGGTECALLAVMSYDRYVAVCKPLHYSTVMTQQVCIQLVIGSWASGALVSLVDTTFTFQLPYQGQNIINHYFCEPPALLKLASADTYSTEMAIFAMGVVILLAPVSLILVSYWNIISTVIQMQSGEGRLKAFSTCGSHLIVVVLFYGSGIFTYMWPNSKTTEEWDKMISVFYTVVTPMLNPIIYSLRNKDVKGSLRKLTGRKSSSQRQ